Within Triticum dicoccoides isolate Atlit2015 ecotype Zavitan chromosome 1B, WEW_v2.0, whole genome shotgun sequence, the genomic segment AGGTTGGACACAACAATCCTTGCTACGAGGTGCAGAAGAACCACACAGGCACCTTCCTTCACCTTGCCcttggggaggaggggggcaacactTGCAGCGCCGCGACAAGGCTTTGCGAACGCCGTCGGCGAGAGCGCGCAACAGAGGGCGTCGAGAGTGGCAGCGGCCTCGGCCTCAACGCGGGCATAGTGGCGGCGCGACTCGAGGCAACACACAAAGCGATCGCGCTGGAGCAGCACGCTATGCACAAATGTGTAGGCAAGTAACAAAGATTGGTCAAAGGGAAACAAATTGTCCAAAAAAAGAAAGGTTTTATATATTCTCAATGTACCCAGCCATAAAATCAGATGCTTCTTTATTAACAAAATGAACACACAATTAAGCCGGAATAGGAGGTGTACAATCATGTACTGACAAAATCCAGAGGGGTTAGATTATGTTCAAATGAGATAAATCATCAAGGTTCAAATGATAGAAAATGTTGGGTCCGATGCACTGATTAATGTTACAGCACACATCCAAGCTAGACATCTTTTCTGTCCCTCTATCCCTACTATTTGAAAACAAGGATCTCCACTGATAGAAAGATGCCAAGGAGAACCAGAATAAGGACAATAAGCAAAGTAAAGATTTGAAAAATAAGAACAGAGCGTCTTCAAGACTACCTATGTATTCATTCAGAAAATCAGAAGCACCTCAACTAACAATTGAAAAAGGTGCCTGAAATACAATCCCAAACATTCTACATGAAGCTATAGGAAATCAAAGGAAATAAAAATGTCTGCAGCACATAATACTTTTAGGAGATCAGGTGTACAGTCCCATACAAATATGAGGCATGTGTCATACAATCTCTAGATTCAAAAGAGTTGCATCATACCTATATGTACACAGTTCCTAATGCATTCACATATTTTTTTTACAACCCATACGATAATCCAAGCAAGGTTTTTCTTTCTTGACATTTATCAGGAGACAAAATGCAGTATAGTATACCCAAGGAATAAAGTAAAAAATAACAAAAGAATGTCTAGTACTAACACCACGAGCTTAGAGCATTATGTGTGTTGTTGTACAAATGATACAACCTTGTAACATTGGTACAGTTGCGCTGCCTACACACAACAAGATAATCCTTGTGAATaaatcccccattgcaagaaacaaAAGATGGTTCATATAAGCAAGTACAACATTAATTTAAATCAACTATGTTTTCCCCTGCTACATTCATAAGCTTTGTCTAGCTCTGTGAATGGTGTCAATTTTCAGCTCATCTTTATTCTACAACATGCATATATTATACAAAACAAATGGATAAGCAAAAATAAATGAAAAGGTGCAAATGGTCATTAGCAAGATAAATCGAGAGTAGCTCAATATTTACTTGTTAAATACACATGATAGGGAACATAGAGGTCCTTTGATACATTTCTCCTGAATAATCAGATGGTCGATTTGAAAGTACAACAGTCATATTAGTGTGCCCGTTGTATCAGTTTTATGGTTGGAATACAGTCTCCCTGCATAAAAGCAGATCCAAACAGCCAAGTCAAATGTTCAAAAGGTCTATGTATGTAACTAAATCAAACACATGCTACTCTCCCAAGCACGATCTGGTTCACATGAATTAGATACAAATTATTTAAATAAACAAATGGGAAATACATGCTACTCTCCCAAGCAAAACCAGAAACCTGACTCAATGACCGGAGGCCAAGTTCACATATGCTCTAGCCATGATTCCCCCCAATTTTCTGCAACCAAAATGGATGTGCATGATTAATTTAGCAGTAGGTACAAGCACACATATAACAAGGGACAATCCTAACTTGGGTTTTAGAGGCAAGAAAAAGTCAAAAACTGAACATGTGCGCATGACTAATTTAGTAGCAGGTACAACGTACAACCATAGACTTAACAGGGGACAATCCTAACCTAGGTTTCAGTAGGAAATGGTTGAAGAACAAACACATCGGCCTTCCTCCTTGTTCGATTCATCACTCCCCACTTAAAAAAAGATTTACGTAGTTCAGTAATAAGAATAGTAGTAGCACATTGTTTCATAAGATTTTATATGACAGAAATTTAGACGGGCTAAACTAAAAAAAGCTAGAGCTGTGTGGgcatggaagaagaagaaaccgAGTGGACTAGGATATCACCAGGAGCTTGGGCGTTTGGGGCGAGAGACTACCACTCACCAGATATGAGCAAGTACTCCAGATCTTTGTCTGACGTAGTTGTTTGCCGCGTATTCAAGACGAAACTTTTTAATATGTTTGTATTGCACGACTTCTCCTAGAGAATAGCTGCATAAATGCAATTCTGAAGTCCGAAGTAACTAAGGTCTGAATCATCAACACCTACCAAGGTTCTGAATTTCTGTAGGCAATACTTCCAGTTTGG encodes:
- the LOC119350314 gene encoding uncharacterized protein LOC119350314, which gives rise to MAGVLLQRDRFVCCLESRRHYARVEAEAAATLDALCCALSPTAFAKPCRGAASVAPLLPKGKVKEGACVVLLHLVARIVVSNLRKNAKKSFSDTIKDMYLHYNERSGLLLCGFQN